From Vicia villosa cultivar HV-30 ecotype Madison, WI unplaced genomic scaffold, Vvil1.0 ctg.005968F_1_1, whole genome shotgun sequence, a single genomic window includes:
- the LOC131642865 gene encoding probable transcription factor At1g61730, with product MPLKILTTPSPAKAGTKRAIEFQTTGTKRATDNNDTDSDSSKHLKKKANKTEHRGSGDEKEAARDSIKKMLAQRLFSEEDELAILKGLADFISLTKNDPMKNTQAFYNFVKKSIRADAKKDQLRRKVRVLKKKFESNGENFTKEHDQKAFELFKKISDQKLSPLLTKFILYVTCIFF from the coding sequence ATGCCGTTGAAGATTCTAACCACTCCTTCACCGGCTAAAGCTGGAACCAAGCGTGCCATCGAGTTTCAAACCACTGGAACCAAGCGCGCGACTGATAACAACGACACTGACTCTGACTCTTCTAAGCATTTGAAGAAGAAAGCAAACAAAACTGAACATCGTGGTTCCGGTGACGAGAAGGAAGCGGCAAGAGACTCTATCAAAAAGATGTTGGCTCAGAGACTATTCAGCGAGGAAGACGAACTCGCCATTCTAAAAGGTCTAGCTGATTTCATTTCCCTAACTAAAAATGATCCTATGAAAAACACACAAGCATTTTACAATTTTGTGAAGAAATCTATTCGAGCAGACGCTAAAAAGGATCAACTGAGGCGTAAGGTTCGTGTTctgaagaaaaagtttgaaagcaATGGTGAAAATTTCACCAAAGAACATGATCAGAAAGCTTTTGAACTTTTCAAGAAGATTTCTGATCAAAAGCTTtcaccattgcttacaaaatttATCTTATATGtaacttgtatttttttttaa
- the LOC131642863 gene encoding protein translation factor SUI1 homolog: MSEFDTNIPTTFDPFAEANAEDSGAGAGTKEYVHVRVQQRNGRKSLTTVQGLKKEYSYSKILKDLKKEFCCNGTVVEDPELGQVIQLQGDQRKNVSTFLVQAGIVKKENIKLHGF, translated from the exons ATGTCTGAGTTTGACACAAACATCCCAACAACTTTTG ATCCCTTTGCTGAGGCAAATGCTGAGGACTCTGGTGCCGGTGCCGGGACAAAAGAATATGTTCATGTCCGTGTACAACAGCGTAACGGAAGGAAAAGCTTAACAACTGTTCAAGGGTTAAAGAAAGAGTACAGCTATAGCAAGATACTGAAGGACCTGAAGAAAGAATTCTGCTGTAATGGTACTGTTGTCGAGGACCCTGAGTTGGGCCAG GTCATACAACTTCAGGGTGATCAAAGGAAGAATGTTTCTACATTCCTTGTGCAG GCTGGCATTGTAAAGAAGGAGAATATCAAGCTTCATGGTTTCTAA